In the Uranotaenia lowii strain MFRU-FL chromosome 1, ASM2978415v1, whole genome shotgun sequence genome, ccaaaatagcaaacgttgccatagaaatttattttattttatttatcttcagtgttgccgaatacaacttttattttattttatttttaatttaatttgctttattttctgcatatccttcatctcatttttattccatattcctcaatagaggcgaatctaccaagcaagcctctctaatcaaataaaataaattaaaatttccacatctttattctccatcctacaaattttgtttaatttctgcttatccttcAACTCATCTCAACAGATCTGAGTCCTAGATTAAAGGGAGGATAATAAgcagattcaaaatcagtttttagttTTCATGTCAAATCTGATCAATTTCAAGATCTCCTCGCACCATTTCATCAAAGCTAGAGGTGATCAAAAATCGTCCCCAGATCAGATATTAAAACATTGgcttcaaaaatgctgttttcctGTGTAATCTTAACGTTAGCAGTTATGTGCCATTTCTCCAATCTTAATTCAGTAATTAAGCCTTCTACGGTTTAACTTCAATTGTGatattcaaatataaaaaaaatgatcttataggccaaaaatttttatttattccatcGAATTAACAAGCAATTTTCTGTTGGCACACGACTTTTCTCTGCAGCGAGCAGTCGGCATCATTCCAGAACTGAGTCCTCAACTCCATGCAACGTTCGACTCCATTCAGGTTGTTCGGCTCATTCGGATACCAGTTGGTGTAACCACTTGGGCTGGAGACTCCCTTGCCATTGGTGATCCAAACGAACGATCCCGGCGATGCTCCGAAATCAACGGCTCCAATCCACCAGTTTCCATTCATGTCCGCAGAAATCGCCAATCGATAGTTGTTGAAGTCCTCATCCGAGGTAATGGTTGGCATCTGCATGCCCTGGCTTTCGCAGTAACGCCAAGCTCCCCAGAAGTCCCGGGTAACCTTCATGTCCACGTAAGGGTTGATCACTCGGCTAGATTTCTCCGGGGCAGATGCCACCGATAACACCAGGGCTGCCAGCAGGAGAACGCAAATTTTAGACTGCATGATGGTTGATAGCTGATGGTTGTTTGATAATCTTAGACTCAGGTTACATCCTTTTTATACCCGAGACCATTTTTACCGGGAATTTGGAGAAAAAAGTGTGCCGTTTACTTTGCTTATCTCTGATATA is a window encoding:
- the LOC129759388 gene encoding lectin-like, producing MQSKICVLLLAALVLSVASAPEKSSRVINPYVDMKVTRDFWGAWRYCESQGMQMPTITSDEDFNNYRLAISADMNGNWWIGAVDFGASPGSFVWITNGKGVSSPSGYTNWYPNEPNNLNGVERCMELRTQFWNDADCSLQRKVVCQQKIAC